From bacterium, a single genomic window includes:
- a CDS encoding GNAT family N-acetyltransferase, translating to MNQIEIKNARENDISLILTFIKELAHYEKLAHAVVATEEHLREHLFGTNPKAEVVLAYYEQVPVGFALFFHNFSTFVGRPGIYLEDLFVRETMRGKGIGKALLAYLAHVAIERNCGRFEWAVLDWNSPAIEFYKSLGAVPVDDWTIFRVSGDALQNLARKK from the coding sequence ATGAACCAAATAGAAATAAAAAACGCCCGAGAGAATGACATCTCGCTTATTCTAACCTTCATAAAAGAATTGGCGCATTACGAAAAACTCGCGCACGCGGTCGTCGCAACCGAAGAACATCTGCGGGAACATTTATTCGGTACAAATCCAAAGGCGGAAGTAGTTCTCGCCTATTATGAACAAGTACCTGTCGGATTCGCGCTATTCTTTCATAATTTTTCTACGTTTGTCGGCCGGCCCGGTATTTATCTGGAAGATCTGTTTGTTCGAGAAACTATGCGCGGCAAAGGTATTGGTAAAGCTTTGCTTGCCTATCTTGCACATGTGGCCATTGAGCGAAATTGCGGCCGATTTGAATGGGCAGTCTTGGACTGGAATTCACCCGCAATCGAATTTTATAAAAGCCTGGGCGCTGTTCCTGTAGACGATTGGACTATATTCCGCGTTTCCGGCGACGCTCTACAGAATCTGGCCCGGAAAAAATAG
- a CDS encoding NAD(P)/FAD-dependent oxidoreductase codes for MIKKDVIIIGAGAAGLMCAIEAGKRGRSVALLEHADKIGNKILISGGGRCNFTNLYSNPQNFLSQNGHFCKSALARFTPADFIRLIEKHGISYHEKKLGQLFCDESAREIVGLLQKECAAAGVEIVVNCGASRIQKEKEFQIHTGRGLYSCDSMVIATGGLSIPKMGATDIAYRIAKQFKLAVTPTKPGLVPLVCDQKFLSIFGALSGVSIAAEVVCKGVSFRENILFTHRGLSGPAILQISSYWNAGDSIEINLLPNADLYNFLKTHAQSRMKLDNFLAQFFSKRFIDKFCETFFEVKPIYQYVDKDLKKIAQTVHHWKVLPVDTEGYDKAEVTCGGIDTNELSSKTMESKKIPGLYYIGEAVDVTGHLGGHNFQWAWASGFAAGQYV; via the coding sequence ATCATAAAAAAGGACGTGATCATTATAGGCGCCGGCGCGGCGGGACTGATGTGTGCGATCGAAGCAGGGAAGCGCGGACGCAGCGTGGCGTTACTGGAACATGCGGATAAGATCGGGAATAAAATTCTGATCTCTGGAGGCGGACGGTGTAATTTTACCAATCTCTATTCTAATCCGCAGAATTTCTTGTCTCAAAACGGCCATTTTTGTAAATCCGCGTTGGCGCGGTTCACTCCGGCTGACTTCATCCGACTGATTGAAAAGCACGGCATTAGCTACCACGAAAAAAAGTTGGGGCAATTATTCTGCGATGAAAGCGCGCGTGAAATTGTTGGGCTGCTTCAGAAAGAATGTGCTGCGGCGGGAGTTGAAATTGTAGTAAACTGCGGCGCCTCGCGAATTCAGAAGGAAAAGGAATTTCAGATTCATACCGGGCGTGGTTTATATAGTTGCGACTCCATGGTGATTGCTACAGGAGGTTTATCCATTCCAAAAATGGGCGCAACAGATATCGCGTACCGTATTGCAAAACAATTTAAGCTCGCCGTTACTCCGACAAAACCAGGGCTTGTTCCGCTGGTCTGCGATCAGAAATTCTTGTCAATATTCGGCGCTTTAAGCGGAGTCTCGATTGCCGCTGAGGTTGTATGTAAAGGCGTGTCATTCAGGGAGAACATTCTTTTTACTCATCGCGGACTCAGCGGACCGGCTATATTGCAGATTTCTTCCTATTGGAATGCAGGCGATAGCATTGAAATTAACTTGCTGCCGAACGCCGATTTATATAATTTTCTGAAAACTCATGCTCAGAGCAGGATGAAACTGGATAATTTTCTCGCGCAGTTTTTTTCTAAAAGGTTTATTGATAAATTTTGTGAAACTTTTTTTGAGGTAAAACCTATTTATCAATACGTTGACAAAGATCTGAAAAAAATTGCACAGACGGTTCACCATTGGAAAGTTTTGCCGGTTGACACGGAGGGTTACGATAAAGCGGAAGTGACGTGCGGTGGGATCGACACCAATGAGTTATCGTCCAAAACGATGGAATCTAAGAAAATTCCGGGCCTGTATTATATCGGTGAAGCGGTTGATGTAACCGGCCATCTTGGCGGACATAATTTTCAATGGGCCTGGGCATCCGGATTTGCGGCTGGACAATATGTGTGA
- a CDS encoding alkaline phosphatase family protein → MKIFCCLFLIYFLSGCSSNNISSADNLPRKRPGVFRVAFGSCSKHNRPQPLWKYILQGNPDVWVWLGDVIYADTKNMKRMARKYQLQKANPDYQKLVETIPVIGIWDDHDYGKNGANRTYSQKRESQRLFLDFLDVPADSPRRSQEGVYASYLFGTEKNQIKIILLDERYFRERKGENSDILGEIQWRWFENELTDSRAQIHLIGSSTQIVGRDHFHDKWADFPKSEKRLYELLKRTRVKNVVILAGDRHFSEISKFQDAPIGYPLYEITSSGMTHHKTGFWQNLFRLEQNRYRISGPFYELNYGIVDIDLVGQLITLYICDQTGKVRLKQEIHLEEIQPH, encoded by the coding sequence ATGAAGATTTTTTGCTGCTTATTCCTGATCTATTTTCTGTCCGGCTGCAGTTCTAATAACATCTCATCGGCTGACAATTTGCCCCGAAAAAGACCCGGAGTATTCAGAGTTGCATTCGGTTCATGTAGCAAGCATAATCGTCCGCAGCCTTTGTGGAAATATATACTCCAAGGTAATCCTGACGTTTGGGTTTGGCTCGGCGACGTGATCTATGCCGACACAAAGAACATGAAACGAATGGCGCGAAAATATCAACTGCAGAAGGCCAACCCCGATTATCAAAAACTTGTCGAGACCATACCTGTCATAGGAATTTGGGATGATCATGATTACGGGAAAAACGGCGCCAACAGAACTTATTCGCAAAAAAGAGAAAGTCAGCGTTTGTTTCTGGATTTTCTGGATGTGCCGGCCGACAGCCCTAGACGCTCTCAGGAAGGAGTTTATGCTTCTTATCTTTTTGGAACTGAAAAAAATCAAATCAAAATCATCCTGCTTGACGAACGCTATTTCCGCGAGCGGAAGGGTGAAAATTCAGATATTCTCGGTGAAATCCAATGGCGATGGTTTGAGAATGAACTCACCGATAGCCGCGCGCAAATTCACCTTATCGGATCCTCCACGCAGATTGTGGGGCGCGATCATTTCCATGACAAGTGGGCTGACTTTCCAAAATCTGAAAAACGTTTGTATGAACTGTTAAAAAGAACACGAGTTAAAAACGTCGTCATACTCGCCGGCGACAGGCATTTCAGCGAAATCTCAAAATTTCAGGATGCGCCGATCGGTTATCCTTTGTATGAAATAACATCGAGCGGCATGACACACCACAAAACCGGTTTTTGGCAGAATCTGTTTCGTCTGGAACAAAACCGTTATCGTATCAGCGGGCCCTTTTATGAACTTAATTACGGTATCGTCGATATTGATCTCGTTGGCCAATTAATTACTTTATACATCTGCGATCAAACGGGAAAAGTTCGATTAAAACAGGAAATCCATTTAGAGGAAATTCAGCCTCATTAG
- a CDS encoding guanylate kinase: MAQLRSVAGKLIVFSAPSGTGKTAIKNELVKKDPTLVFSISATTREKREDEHDGKDYYFISEEEFKDHIEHNDFIEYDHHFGNYYGTLRMAVEPDLKVGCNVIMDIDVNGALTVKKNFPDQSVLIFIKPPSMEELKKRLMARGTENDENLKVRLARVAEEMDKAHHFDHVVINDTIERAANEILDIIRK; encoded by the coding sequence ATGGCACAATTACGGTCAGTTGCGGGTAAACTCATAGTTTTTAGTGCGCCTTCAGGAACAGGGAAAACGGCGATCAAGAACGAACTTGTTAAAAAGGACCCGACACTTGTTTTTTCCATTTCTGCGACCACACGGGAGAAACGGGAAGACGAACATGACGGTAAGGATTATTATTTTATCAGTGAAGAGGAGTTCAAAGATCATATTGAACACAATGATTTTATTGAATACGATCACCATTTCGGAAATTATTACGGCACCTTGCGAATGGCGGTGGAACCGGATCTAAAGGTCGGTTGTAATGTGATCATGGACATTGACGTCAACGGCGCGCTCACCGTTAAGAAAAATTTTCCGGATCAATCGGTCTTGATTTTTATTAAACCGCCTTCCATGGAAGAACTTAAGAAACGACTCATGGCGCGTGGAACTGAAAATGACGAAAACCTGAAAGTGCGCCTTGCGCGGGTTGCTGAAGAAATGGATAAAGCGCATCATTTTGATCATGTCGTGATCAACGATACCATTGAACGCGCAGCAAACGAGATCTTAGACATTATTCGTAAGTGA
- a CDS encoding sigma-54-dependent Fis family transcriptional regulator, whose protein sequence is MNQTPIQAENLRNFVLANDETEIENNLDEIGDTIGLIGRSASIKSVVRDICKIAPSDVAVLIIGESGTGKDISAKAIHQLSHRRNRPLVIVNSGAIAEGILESELFGHERGAFTGAVSERKGYFETANGGTVFLDEIGDMPLVTQVKLLRVLESGEFIKVGGSVVKKSDVRVIAATNRNLEQMVRRGEFRKDLYYRLKAITLNIAPLRARREDIPILVEKFIRSFSLQTHGSFKGFSPEAMDMITQYRWPGNVRELKNFVESLITLKRGDIVTPSDVTNNLQNFRDIDALNEDEPDNTRLPVAMHVTPEQAERELLYRTLLSLKQDITDIKHFLAAKFGGSASGLSSHASSPMIFDKKISESKVVEPEIYNVDESPERETMDVGEAEKELIIKALKRYDSKRSAAAKALGLSERTLYRKIKEYNLDL, encoded by the coding sequence ATGAACCAGACTCCGATACAGGCCGAGAATTTAAGAAATTTTGTATTGGCCAATGACGAAACTGAGATTGAAAACAACCTTGATGAAATAGGCGATACCATCGGGCTAATTGGACGTTCAGCTTCGATTAAATCGGTTGTTCGTGACATTTGCAAAATTGCCCCATCTGATGTTGCCGTTCTCATCATCGGTGAAAGCGGCACCGGCAAAGATATATCGGCGAAAGCCATCCATCAGCTTAGCCACCGCCGAAATCGCCCTCTCGTTATAGTCAATAGCGGCGCAATCGCAGAAGGTATACTCGAGAGCGAACTTTTCGGACATGAACGAGGCGCTTTTACGGGCGCGGTGTCGGAGCGTAAAGGATATTTTGAAACGGCTAACGGCGGAACCGTTTTTTTAGATGAAATCGGCGATATGCCGCTTGTAACACAGGTGAAACTCCTGCGTGTATTGGAATCCGGCGAATTTATTAAGGTTGGAGGCTCGGTTGTCAAAAAGTCAGATGTGCGTGTGATCGCGGCAACTAACCGAAATCTGGAACAAATGGTTCGGCGTGGCGAGTTTCGTAAAGATCTGTACTACCGGCTTAAGGCAATTACGTTGAACATAGCGCCATTGCGCGCGCGGCGGGAAGATATTCCGATACTTGTTGAAAAATTCATTCGGTCATTCAGTCTCCAGACGCACGGATCTTTTAAAGGATTTTCGCCAGAAGCCATGGATATGATTACCCAGTACCGCTGGCCTGGAAACGTAAGGGAATTAAAAAATTTTGTAGAAAGTTTGATCACGCTCAAAAGGGGCGACATCGTTACGCCGTCTGATGTGACCAATAATTTGCAGAATTTCAGAGATATTGATGCGCTCAACGAAGACGAACCGGATAATACGCGCTTGCCGGTTGCCATGCATGTGACTCCTGAACAGGCGGAACGGGAATTATTATATCGGACCTTGCTGTCGCTCAAACAGGACATTACGGATATTAAACACTTTCTTGCGGCAAAATTTGGCGGTTCCGCCTCCGGGTTGTCAAGCCACGCGTCTTCGCCTATGATCTTTGACAAAAAAATTTCTGAAAGCAAAGTGGTCGAACCGGAAATTTATAATGTAGATGAATCGCCCGAACGTGAAACGATGGACGTCGGAGAGGCAGAGAAGGAACTGATCATTAAAGCGTTGAAAAGATATGATAGCAAAAGAAGCGCCGCGGCCAAAGCGCTCGGACTATCCGAACGAACGCTGTACCGTAAGATCAAAGAATATAACCTGGACTTATAA
- a CDS encoding SDR family oxidoreductase, with product MASRWTLSGKRALITGATKGIGKAIAEEFLSLGAEITIVARKTTDINLLLQTWKDMGYTADGLTADVSRDSDRKMMFNALETKWQQFDILVNNVGTNIRRKATEYSSEDYDHILNTNMRSAYDLCMLSYPFLKKSGSGCIVNISSVGGLTALKTGAIYAMTKAALIQLSKNLAIEWAADNIRVNSIAPWYIRTPLAETVLQNQDYLKSVLSRTPMNRIGQPSEVASAAAFFCMPAGSYITGQCLAVDGGFSVFGF from the coding sequence ATGGCATCACGTTGGACGTTATCCGGAAAAAGGGCGCTGATCACCGGCGCGACCAAAGGAATTGGAAAGGCGATCGCCGAAGAATTTTTGAGCCTCGGCGCGGAGATCACTATCGTCGCCAGGAAAACAACGGATATAAATCTTCTTCTTCAAACATGGAAAGACATGGGCTATACGGCCGACGGCCTTACTGCTGACGTCAGTCGCGACAGCGATAGGAAAATGATGTTTAACGCTTTGGAAACAAAATGGCAACAATTTGATATTTTGGTCAACAACGTCGGTACGAATATTCGCAGGAAAGCTACAGAATATTCTTCAGAAGACTATGACCACATTCTCAATACCAATATGCGTTCGGCGTATGACCTATGTATGTTATCTTACCCTTTTCTGAAGAAATCAGGTTCCGGGTGTATAGTCAATATCTCCTCAGTTGGCGGTTTGACTGCGCTGAAAACAGGCGCTATTTACGCAATGACCAAAGCCGCCTTGATTCAACTTTCAAAAAACCTGGCCATCGAATGGGCGGCTGACAACATTCGGGTTAATTCCATCGCTCCGTGGTATATCCGAACCCCTTTGGCCGAAACGGTTCTGCAAAATCAAGACTATTTGAAATCCGTATTGTCACGAACACCGATGAACCGGATTGGTCAACCGAGTGAAGTTGCATCGGCTGCCGCTTTTTTCTGCATGCCGGCCGGGTCTTATATAACCGGGCAATGCCTTGCCGTTGATGGAGGATTCAGTGTTTTTGGTTTTTAA